GCTCCTCCTCGAAACACGTCTCGGTCGCGAGCGGACAGCGAGCGGCGAACCGACAGCCGGTCGGCGGCGGGGCGAGGTCCGGCGGGTAGCCGGGCATGCTGATGAGGTTCTGATCGGGCTGCTGGATGTTCGGGAACGCCCGCTTCAGCCCGACCGTGTAGGGGTGATACGGGGTCTCGAAGATCTCCTCGACGGGGCCGATCTCCGCGAGCTTCCCGGCGTACATCACGAGCACGCGGTCACACGTCTCGGCGACGACGCTCACGTCGTGGGTGATCACCATCATCGAGGAGTTGATCTCCTCCTGGATCGCGCCGATCCGTTTCAGGATCTGGTCCTGCATGATCACGTCGAGCGCCGTCGTCGGCTCGTCGGCGAGAATGAGTGCAGGATCGAGCGAGAGGCTCATCGCGATCATCGCCCGCTGGCGCATCCCGCCCGAGAACTGGTGGGGGTAGTCGTCCGCTCGTGCGGGGTCGAGCCCGACGAGGTCGAACAGCTCGTCGACGGTCTCGTTCGCGCGCGCCTTCTCGACGCCGCGGCGGTGTTCCTCGATCGACTCGACGATCTGTTCGCGCACCGTATAAACCGGGTCGAGCGCGTTCATCGCCGACTGTGGGATCATCGAGATCTCGTCCCACAT
This region of Halalkalicoccus sp. CGA53 genomic DNA includes:
- a CDS encoding ABC transporter ATP-binding protein; translated protein: MSVLEVRDLEVHYETDGEPVRAVDGLSFTIEEGENLGIVGESGCGKSTLAKAILGILPKNGSVNAGEILFQGEDLTGMSDKKRRSYMWDEISMIPQSAMNALDPVYTVREQIVESIEEHRRGVEKARANETVDELFDLVGLDPARADDYPHQFSGGMRQRAMIAMSLSLDPALILADEPTTALDVIMQDQILKRIGAIQEEINSSMMVITHDVSVVAETCDRVLVMYAGKLAEIGPVEEIFETPYHPYTVGLKRAFPNIQQPDQNLISMPGYPPDLAPPPTGCRFAARCPLATETCFEEEPPAVQNGNLETRCHHTDRVDSELRPYAGELRVWERTEAGREVSGT